The Kutzneria kofuensis genome has a window encoding:
- a CDS encoding CBS domain-containing protein, translating into MRAQDVMSSPAITVRPDQPVKEVAVLLARRGFTSAPVVDADGRLVGMVTEADVLRDRIPVDARTRIWRDADVHTHPPQTVAEAMSTPAVAVTPGTDCSAIARMMLEDNVRAVPVVDGGRGVVGIVTRRDLLRVIATDDTTVLIAVRSRLAAYGGADRWSVTVHDGVVDIVDDFDDATDRHVAQVIAESVPGTIEVRVRSRESAR; encoded by the coding sequence ATGAGGGCACAGGACGTGATGAGCAGCCCGGCGATCACCGTCCGGCCGGACCAGCCCGTCAAGGAAGTCGCCGTGCTGCTGGCCAGGCGCGGTTTCACCTCGGCCCCCGTGGTCGACGCCGACGGCCGGCTGGTCGGCATGGTCACCGAGGCCGACGTGCTGCGCGACCGCATCCCGGTCGACGCGCGCACCCGTATCTGGCGGGACGCAGACGTGCACACGCATCCGCCGCAGACCGTCGCCGAGGCGATGAGCACGCCGGCCGTGGCCGTCACACCCGGCACGGACTGCTCCGCGATCGCGCGGATGATGCTGGAGGACAACGTGCGTGCGGTGCCCGTCGTGGACGGCGGCCGCGGCGTGGTCGGCATCGTCACCCGCCGCGACCTGCTGCGAGTCATCGCCACCGACGACACGACCGTGTTGATCGCCGTGCGGTCGCGGCTGGCCGCGTACGGCGGCGCCGACCGCTGGTCGGTCACCGTGCACGACGGCGTGGTCGACATCGTCGACGACTTCGACGACGCCACCGACCGGCACGTCGCACAGGTCATCGCCGAATCCGTCCCCGGGACCATCGAGGTGCGGGTGCGCAGCCGGGAATCGGCGCGATGA
- a CDS encoding TetR/AcrR family transcriptional regulator yields MTDDRSDRILDAALPVFCRYGYGKTTMQDVARAAGISRAALYLHFATKEDLFRAGSRRAHARALDQVDAVLAEPTDVVSRVSTAMATYFGGLMAQISSNTHGGELFDASLSVSGDSVGEANTALVSRLAAALDAAAAAGEVSLSTVDTTGEELARLLLATADALAKASPDPQVWREQRALLFRLVSAAITPPEPTPPQPTRRRAASKPSVAARRAER; encoded by the coding sequence ATGACGGACGACCGGAGCGATCGGATCCTCGACGCCGCGCTGCCGGTGTTCTGCCGGTACGGCTACGGCAAGACGACCATGCAGGACGTCGCCCGCGCGGCGGGCATCTCCCGAGCCGCCCTCTACCTGCACTTCGCCACCAAGGAAGACCTCTTCCGGGCCGGATCGCGCCGGGCCCACGCCCGAGCGCTCGACCAGGTGGACGCGGTGCTGGCGGAGCCGACTGACGTGGTCTCCCGGGTCAGCACGGCGATGGCCACCTACTTCGGCGGCCTGATGGCCCAGATCTCCTCGAACACGCACGGCGGCGAACTGTTCGACGCCAGCCTCTCGGTCAGCGGCGACAGCGTCGGCGAAGCCAACACGGCGCTGGTATCGCGGCTGGCCGCGGCGTTGGACGCGGCCGCGGCGGCGGGCGAGGTCAGCTTGTCCACTGTGGACACCACCGGCGAGGAGCTTGCGCGCCTGCTGCTGGCGACCGCGGACGCGCTGGCGAAAGCAAGCCCCGACCCGCAGGTGTGGCGCGAGCAACGAGCCCTGCTCTTTCGGCTGGTGAGCGCGGCGATCACCCCACCCGAGCCGACACCGCCACAGCCGACACGTCGTCGAGCCGCATCGAAGCCGTCCGTTGCTGCTCGGAGGGCAGAGCGATGA
- a CDS encoding STAS domain-containing protein, which produces MTSSHDTPDTDHDDAAPLGAKPERSPDTPEILDVRRETVGPATVLHVTGEIDSDTAALFREHLADARNDTTTATPLIVDLSGVTYMASPGLSVLIEAHNEHRRLHTRLCVVAGSRATRVPIMTTGLHAQLNVVITLEQALPSTS; this is translated from the coding sequence ATGACCTCTTCGCACGACACGCCCGACACCGACCACGACGATGCCGCGCCGCTCGGTGCGAAGCCCGAAAGATCCCCGGACACCCCGGAGATCCTCGACGTCCGCCGGGAGACGGTCGGGCCGGCCACGGTCCTGCACGTCACCGGGGAGATCGACTCGGACACCGCGGCCCTGTTCCGCGAGCACCTCGCCGACGCACGGAACGACACCACCACGGCGACACCGCTGATCGTCGACCTGAGCGGCGTGACCTACATGGCCTCCCCCGGCCTGTCGGTCCTCATCGAGGCGCACAACGAGCACCGACGCCTGCACACCCGGCTGTGCGTGGTCGCCGGCTCACGGGCGACCCGGGTCCCGATCATGACCACGGGCCTGCACGCACAGCTGAACGTGGTCATCACGCTGGAGCAGGCGCTTCCATCGACCTCGTGA
- a CDS encoding carboxylesterase/lipase family protein, translated as MTQPVVSTRLGAVRGRTVGGITVFKGIPYADAPEGALRFKPPAPARAWAGVRDCAEFGSAAPQLAPAPGAPPAWRPGDGMDCLTLNVWTPDLGAAGLPVMVWIHGGLWKHGTAAMPQYDATALARSGVVVVTINYRLGFEGFGHLPGVPDNRGLRDQIAALEWVRSTISAFGGDPANVTVFGHSAGAASTVLLMAAPAAAGLFRRAIAQSIPAGYRPRSEAAAITATIAEAAGVAATWDGFASLPPEAILAVQDTPLRARNAGLTAFGPVIDGDLVTGPPQTALAGGVAREVDLICGFTHEEYRGQDGPPPPGVDLPAVAAALGLLPDAADAYRRAHPGASNAEVFTVMLSDALVRMPTIQTAQTHAAAGGRTWLYDLAWSSPGLGAGHGLDIPLIFDTAATRYATRFLGTPTPPGFDVLSEQIRSAWTSFATTGDPGWPGFDLAHHRTRIWDLPPRDADDPLADSRRIWQHTHAAPSGRESTHHAGG; from the coding sequence ATGACCCAGCCTGTGGTGTCGACACGCCTGGGTGCGGTTCGCGGGCGCACCGTCGGCGGAATCACTGTGTTCAAAGGCATCCCGTACGCGGACGCACCCGAGGGGGCGTTGCGGTTCAAGCCGCCGGCTCCCGCGCGGGCATGGGCGGGCGTCCGGGACTGCGCGGAATTCGGCAGCGCCGCGCCACAACTCGCACCCGCCCCGGGAGCGCCACCGGCATGGCGGCCCGGTGACGGAATGGACTGCCTGACGCTGAACGTGTGGACCCCCGATCTCGGCGCGGCCGGCTTGCCCGTGATGGTGTGGATCCATGGCGGGCTGTGGAAACACGGTACGGCCGCCATGCCGCAGTACGACGCGACCGCGCTGGCCAGGTCCGGGGTCGTAGTGGTCACCATCAACTACCGGCTCGGGTTCGAGGGCTTCGGCCACCTGCCCGGTGTCCCGGACAACCGTGGCCTGCGCGACCAGATCGCGGCCCTGGAGTGGGTCCGGTCCACCATCTCCGCGTTCGGCGGCGACCCCGCGAACGTGACCGTGTTCGGTCATTCCGCCGGCGCCGCGTCCACCGTCCTGCTGATGGCCGCGCCGGCCGCTGCCGGACTGTTTCGCCGGGCCATCGCCCAGAGCATTCCCGCCGGGTACCGGCCCCGGAGCGAGGCCGCAGCCATCACCGCGACGATCGCCGAAGCCGCCGGCGTGGCCGCCACCTGGGACGGGTTCGCGTCTCTACCGCCGGAGGCGATCCTCGCCGTGCAGGACACGCCACTGCGCGCCCGGAACGCCGGCTTGACCGCTTTCGGGCCCGTCATCGACGGCGACCTGGTCACGGGACCACCCCAGACGGCCCTGGCCGGCGGTGTCGCCCGTGAGGTGGACCTGATCTGCGGCTTCACTCACGAGGAATACCGCGGCCAGGACGGGCCGCCCCCGCCCGGCGTCGACCTGCCGGCCGTCGCCGCCGCGCTCGGACTACTCCCGGACGCAGCCGACGCGTACCGGCGGGCCCACCCCGGCGCCAGCAACGCCGAGGTGTTCACCGTGATGCTGTCCGACGCCCTTGTCCGGATGCCGACCATCCAGACCGCCCAGACGCACGCCGCGGCGGGCGGGCGCACCTGGCTGTACGACCTCGCTTGGTCCAGCCCGGGTCTCGGAGCCGGTCATGGGCTGGACATCCCGCTGATCTTCGACACCGCCGCCACCCGGTACGCGACACGCTTCCTCGGCACACCGACACCGCCCGGATTCGACGTGCTGTCCGAACAGATCCGCAGCGCCTGGACCAGCTTCGCCACCACCGGGGACCCCGGCTGGCCCGGATTCGACCTCGCCCACCACCGGACCCGCATCTGGGACCTTCCGCCCCGCGACGCCGACGATCCACTCGCGGACTCCCGCCGCATCTGGCAGCACACGCACGCCGCACCATCGGGTCGCGAGAGCACGCATCACGCCGGCGGCTGA
- a CDS encoding universal stress protein, whose protein sequence is MPAAAPLHDVRPAETRTAEVVTVGADGSYWGGMALDWAARHAWLHGASLQVLRACDGVPSDVPSDLGLSHTLRLYPLLPITCRPVGASPVIGLVAASEGSSLLVLGCRGHRRFGLGEHVIPVLTGAHCDVLVVRGTPSAVRGEHRSVTAMVSGGLNDLLVLRRAAAFAASRRSRLRVVHAAPSDLRAIHDPDDVLHVAELQFRALDTAVRATFTLDRALPHETVEHADDTDLLVVSRGESRRHLHMPGPVTKAALYHSPCPVLVVP, encoded by the coding sequence ATGCCCGCCGCCGCCCCGCTGCACGACGTCCGTCCCGCCGAGACCCGCACCGCCGAAGTGGTGACCGTCGGCGCCGACGGCTCGTATTGGGGCGGTATGGCACTCGACTGGGCCGCCCGCCACGCCTGGCTGCACGGCGCCTCGCTGCAGGTGCTGCGGGCCTGTGACGGCGTCCCCTCCGACGTGCCGTCCGATCTCGGGCTCAGCCACACGCTCCGGCTCTATCCGCTGCTGCCCATCACCTGCCGTCCCGTCGGCGCGTCCCCCGTCATCGGCCTCGTCGCCGCCAGCGAAGGCAGCTCGCTGCTCGTGCTCGGCTGCCGGGGCCACCGTCGCTTCGGCCTCGGCGAACACGTCATCCCCGTGCTCACCGGCGCCCACTGCGACGTCCTCGTCGTCCGCGGCACCCCCTCCGCCGTCCGCGGCGAGCACCGCTCCGTCACCGCCATGGTCAGCGGCGGACTCAACGACCTCCTGGTCCTCCGCCGCGCCGCCGCGTTCGCCGCCTCGCGCCGCTCACGCCTGCGTGTCGTGCACGCCGCCCCCTCGGACCTCCGCGCCATCCACGACCCCGACGACGTCCTGCATGTCGCCGAGCTCCAGTTCAGGGCCCTCGACACCGCCGTGCGCGCCACCTTCACCCTCGACCGGGCGCTGCCCCACGAGACCGTGGAGCACGCCGACGACACCGACCTGCTCGTCGTCTCCCGTGGCGAATCCCGTCGCCACCTCCACATGCCCGGCCCCGTCACCAAGGCCGCCCTCTACCACTCCCCCTGCCCCGTCCTCGTCGTCCCCTGA
- a CDS encoding YhjD/YihY/BrkB family envelope integrity protein produces MVAVRSDEFQQRHRWAGFPLAVCYKFVDDQGYYLAALLTYYGFLSLFPLLLLLVTVLGFVMQDDVALQQQVLHSALTDFPVLGQQIVSNVHSLQGNVFGVTFGAAAALYGALGVAGAGQTVLNKIWAVPRVQRPNLLGFYARSLLLLATLGLGVLLTTALTGLTTVASDLASNDVLVALLANLGALVVNVLLFLLAFRVLTARDFARGQLLPGAVVSALLWQGLQIGGTYLLEHELRGSSATYGAFGLVIGLMIWLYLGATVAVLGAEVNAVRVLRLWPRSLLTPFVGEAPLTPADRQAYAAYARTEQLVEQAHIRVRFPPRAGEESTSRRSDAARPADQPPA; encoded by the coding sequence TTGGTTGCGGTACGGTCCGACGAGTTCCAGCAGCGGCATCGCTGGGCTGGCTTCCCGCTCGCGGTCTGCTACAAGTTCGTCGACGACCAGGGCTACTACCTGGCGGCGCTGCTGACCTACTACGGGTTCCTGTCGCTGTTCCCGCTCCTGCTGCTCCTGGTGACCGTGCTCGGCTTCGTCATGCAGGACGACGTCGCGCTGCAACAGCAGGTGCTGCACTCGGCGCTGACCGACTTCCCGGTGCTCGGCCAGCAGATCGTGTCCAATGTGCATTCCTTGCAGGGCAACGTTTTCGGCGTGACTTTCGGCGCCGCGGCGGCACTGTACGGCGCGCTGGGCGTGGCCGGCGCGGGCCAGACCGTGCTGAACAAGATCTGGGCCGTGCCGCGGGTGCAACGACCCAACCTGCTCGGCTTCTACGCCCGGAGCCTGCTCCTGCTGGCCACGCTCGGCCTCGGTGTTCTGCTCACGACCGCGTTGACCGGCCTGACCACGGTCGCCTCCGACCTGGCCTCGAACGACGTGCTCGTGGCGCTGTTGGCCAACCTCGGCGCACTCGTCGTCAACGTGCTGCTGTTCCTGCTCGCCTTCCGCGTTCTGACGGCGCGGGACTTCGCGCGGGGGCAGCTCCTGCCCGGTGCGGTCGTGTCGGCTCTGCTCTGGCAGGGACTGCAGATCGGCGGCACCTACCTGCTGGAACACGAACTGCGCGGCAGCAGCGCGACCTACGGCGCCTTCGGCCTCGTCATCGGGCTGATGATCTGGCTGTACCTCGGCGCGACCGTCGCCGTGCTCGGCGCCGAGGTCAACGCAGTCCGTGTGCTGCGGCTGTGGCCACGCAGCCTGCTCACCCCGTTCGTCGGCGAGGCGCCGCTGACGCCGGCCGACCGGCAGGCCTACGCCGCGTACGCCCGCACCGAGCAACTGGTCGAGCAGGCACACATTCGGGTGCGGTTCCCGCCCCGGGCCGGGGAGGAAAGCACCAGCCGACGGAGCGACGCGGCCCGGCCGGCTGATCAGCCGCCGGCGTGA
- a CDS encoding NmrA family NAD(P)-binding protein, giving the protein MMILVTGASGNVGSALLGCLRAEGVATRAAYRDPGMTARAIESGRSAVTLDLAEPRTLGPALDGVEAVFLLGAMGPAQTAQELTMLDAARATGTRVVKLSVWRADEGLSPVARLHRPVEQALFTSGLRWTVLRPNFYLQNFLRQPSIRDAGEFSFPLITAPISFIDAGDVARVAARVLTTDGHDGRVYPLTGPKALTYTEAAAVFGDVLGRRVRYVGPPDDEARAAMLSRGMPEFHADALIDVARAYRDGGADTVTSAVPDLTGRPALGFADFVRQHRDVFG; this is encoded by the coding sequence ATGATGATCTTGGTGACCGGCGCGAGCGGGAACGTCGGATCGGCGCTGCTGGGTTGTCTGCGCGCCGAGGGCGTGGCCACCCGCGCGGCCTATCGCGACCCGGGCATGACCGCCCGGGCGATCGAGTCGGGACGGTCGGCGGTCACGCTCGATCTGGCGGAGCCGCGGACGCTGGGCCCGGCGCTCGACGGTGTCGAAGCCGTCTTCCTGCTCGGCGCGATGGGTCCGGCGCAGACGGCGCAGGAACTCACCATGCTCGACGCGGCCCGCGCAACGGGCACGCGAGTGGTCAAGCTGTCGGTCTGGCGCGCGGACGAAGGTCTGTCGCCGGTCGCCCGGCTGCATCGGCCCGTCGAACAGGCGTTGTTCACGTCCGGTCTACGGTGGACGGTCCTGCGGCCCAACTTCTACCTGCAGAACTTTCTGCGCCAGCCGTCCATTCGAGACGCCGGCGAGTTCAGTTTCCCACTGATCACGGCCCCGATCAGTTTCATCGACGCCGGGGATGTCGCCCGGGTGGCCGCGCGGGTCCTGACGACGGACGGACATGACGGTCGCGTCTACCCCCTGACCGGACCGAAGGCCTTGACCTACACCGAGGCCGCGGCGGTGTTCGGCGACGTCCTGGGCCGGCGGGTGCGCTACGTGGGGCCACCGGACGACGAGGCGCGCGCCGCGATGCTGAGCCGAGGAATGCCGGAGTTCCACGCTGACGCTCTGATCGACGTGGCCCGCGCTTACCGGGACGGTGGCGCCGACACGGTGACGTCGGCCGTACCCGATCTCACCGGCCGTCCGGCCCTCGGGTTCGCCGACTTCGTGCGCCAGCACCGTGACGTGTTCGGCTGA
- a CDS encoding low affinity iron permease family protein has translation MSTAEVKPAKMPSQSRSELSVFDRFADLVGRMTSRAAFFVFCVLLVLLWAPSYFIFGSVDTWQLIINTVTTIVTFLLVALLQNTQKRSDDAVQQKLNAIAQGLADMMGRTSAGEQRELAEDRKELLKAVGLEDREGS, from the coding sequence ATGTCCACCGCCGAGGTGAAGCCGGCGAAGATGCCGTCGCAGTCGCGGTCCGAGCTGTCGGTGTTCGACCGCTTCGCCGACCTTGTCGGCCGCATGACGTCCCGCGCCGCGTTCTTCGTGTTCTGCGTGCTTCTCGTGCTGCTGTGGGCGCCGTCCTACTTCATCTTCGGCAGCGTCGACACCTGGCAGCTGATCATCAACACCGTCACCACCATCGTGACCTTCCTGCTGGTCGCCTTGCTGCAGAACACCCAGAAGCGGTCCGACGACGCCGTGCAGCAGAAACTCAACGCCATCGCGCAGGGCCTGGCCGACATGATGGGCCGCACCAGCGCCGGTGAGCAGCGCGAGCTGGCCGAGGACCGCAAGGAGCTGCTGAAGGCGGTCGGCCTGGAGGACCGCGAGGGCAGCTGA
- a CDS encoding pyridoxamine 5'-phosphate oxidase family protein — MFDAAGLEVLDRAECLELLKTVPVGRIVFTDQALPAVLPVNYSVWDGSLLIRSGAGGKLAVAIRNAVVAFEVDEIDRDSGKGWSVVVVGRSGVVDHPAELAAAEEAAPRSWVSGRDRLIRIVIGSISGRRVGEVP; from the coding sequence ATGTTCGACGCTGCGGGCCTCGAGGTCCTCGACCGGGCCGAGTGCCTGGAACTGCTGAAGACCGTGCCGGTCGGTCGGATCGTGTTCACCGACCAGGCGCTGCCGGCGGTGCTGCCGGTGAACTACTCGGTGTGGGACGGATCGCTGCTGATCCGGAGCGGCGCGGGCGGCAAGCTCGCCGTGGCCATCCGCAACGCCGTGGTGGCGTTCGAGGTGGACGAGATCGACCGGGACAGCGGCAAAGGGTGGAGTGTGGTCGTGGTCGGCCGCTCCGGTGTCGTCGACCATCCGGCCGAGCTGGCGGCGGCCGAGGAGGCCGCGCCGCGGTCGTGGGTGAGCGGACGCGACCGGCTGATCCGGATCGTGATCGGTTCGATCAGCGGGCGGCGGGTCGGCGAGGTCCCGTAG
- a CDS encoding MarR family winged helix-turn-helix transcriptional regulator, with amino-acid sequence MPDLAQVFSDLVRYETRLYNVLGARLRAEHGVTIGQFEFLRFIGGRDGCRVNDLAQEFAIAVGATSKGVDRLEAAGWVRRRPNPENRRSSLLELTDTGRQLLDAAAPTFERELGAWLADPITARSLTQLASTIAVLRRTVEDARAGMPSG; translated from the coding sequence GTGCCCGACCTCGCGCAGGTGTTCTCCGATCTCGTGCGGTACGAGACGAGGCTGTACAACGTGCTCGGCGCGCGACTGCGGGCCGAGCACGGCGTGACCATCGGCCAGTTCGAGTTCCTGCGGTTCATCGGCGGCCGGGACGGCTGCCGGGTCAACGACCTCGCCCAGGAGTTCGCGATCGCCGTCGGCGCGACCAGCAAGGGCGTGGACCGCCTGGAGGCCGCCGGATGGGTGCGCCGACGCCCGAACCCGGAGAACCGCCGCTCGTCCCTGCTCGAACTCACGGACACCGGCCGGCAACTGCTGGACGCCGCCGCCCCGACGTTCGAGCGTGAGTTGGGCGCCTGGCTGGCCGACCCGATCACCGCCCGGTCCCTCACCCAGTTGGCGTCCACGATCGCCGTGCTCCGGCGGACCGTGGAGGACGCGCGGGCGGGCATGCCGAGCGGCTGA